In Brassica napus cultivar Da-Ae chromosome A3, Da-Ae, whole genome shotgun sequence, the sequence AACCAAGTAACAAACCAAGtagctaaaaattaaaatgaactTGATACTTGACTTGTACTTGCGAGTAATAAAATCCGTTTAGTTGTTACTCGACTTGATTGGAGCAAGTACTTGTTTTTTCATACCAATCCGAGTCAAGTAGCGAGTACAAACCTAGTATCAAGCATTTGTGCTTAGCCCTAGCACACATAGCGAAAGTTGCGGGCGCAACTCCGGATCCATCCCTCATTACCATCTCTCCTGTTAATCCGGTAAGGGAGCTGAGTCCCAGAAGACTGATACACTAATGTGCGAGAGCGTGACATTGACTAATGAAACACTACGATCTACTCCAATCTGCATAATCTCAATTCACTACAGTCGTAGTTATCTGAATAAGAAATTACCATACACTAACGtgtaaacaaaaatgaaaacaaaaacaaccaataATAATCAATACATATATAACTTAGCTTATGATTTCACTTGTAAGTAAAAACAAAAGGATGAAGATTGTCTCAAAGAACAAAACAGCATGttcaaagcaaaagaaaaaaaaactcataccATCTGTAACAGACATCATCAAACTGACGCAGCAACACAGTCAAACCATTCATATGATTCGACAGGAAAGGTAAGCACATCAACACACTCAACTTTTCCCCACATCTCACGTCCATTGCGTCTTGATTCTAAAGAAATCTCGGCATACCGAATTTTACTATTTCGTTTGATACTAGAACTGCTAACACTGGGCGGATACCGATCCCACATAACTAAAAGTTGGCCAAACTTACTCCCAGTTTCTAAACCTCTTGTAGGGTGCTCGCGCAGTTCCTCCAAACCCTTGATCCCGCTCCACTCTATACCCTCATTCTCAAAGCCAGACCACATTAAGTGCCCTGAACCAGTGCAACCGCATATTATATCCCCGCCAATCTTACCCCAAATCTGTACGGGGCCCGATACGAAACTTGAGTTCTCTTTTAGAAGTTTTCATGTACCATTTTTTGGCTCGTAAGAGTATTCCTTCTCATCTGCCGCTAAGTAAAATTTCCCTTTGaacacattaactatataatatttactattatttttgcgTAAGTGATTACGTAACTCGTCCTCATCATCAGCGCCAGGACCAGGCAAAGCTGTCCAAGCCTGAGTTCTTACGTCAAATATCTCAATCCAGTTGGCATAGTACTTGTCGATATCGCAACCTCCCATCACATATATTTTCTCGTCGACTAAAACTGTCTGCGCATTTTCTCTAGCCACGGTCATGTTAGGGGCATCACGCCAAGTGTGATTCCGACAATCGAAGATTCGAACTGAGGAAGACGGTTCCTTATTGTAGGATCCACCGATTATGTAGATTTCCGGACCAACCGTTTTGATGTAACTTAGTTCGGGAAAATTAGAATCAGTAGAAGAGTAGGAAGGTATAGGAACAACCGACATTACACTTGAGTCCCGTTTAAAACTAATCTTTCCTTTCCTacgtttggttcggttttgatTATTAGGTCTCGTCCGAAGACTAAACCAGCTCGCACATGGGTGACCGGGCAACTTTAACCAGATATAGAGGCATGTTTCATTGGATCCTATTTGAGATCGCGCCTTGTAAATATCCATAGATGATAAGAGAGAGTGGAATCTCTTTGAGACAAGAGAGAGCGATGGGTACTTCCATCTCGAGACACGAGCAAGAATGTTTTCTATGATTTCGTCCGGTAGTGATGAAAACATCGACGGTAGCTCATCAGGaaccgtcttcttcttctttttggttgGTTCAACCTCGTCGGAGATCATGATCGGCTAGAGGCTGTGGAGAGGGaatacgatatatatatatatatatatattatagggttttttttttgtcaatgaaAAATTCAGAAGTGTTGCGTCCAAAAGGATGTGATAacaatcttattatataaagcttggttcttcaaagttgctaattaacatgatcgcgacatgtgtcaattaatttattaagattgtgacatgtgtcaaaaaTATGTTACTATTCTTTTTTATTACGAGttaaaaagatttagaaaacgaaatttattataatattttttggagactagaaaaggaaaattattacaaaaaatagtttattgttatttttaggagtttagaaaaggaaagtaactattacatagtcttttacaattatattttatggttcttttatagtcttttaaaaatatttgatagtaaaTCTAAATTTCGAAAATTCTAGAAACAAAGAATAATTGTAAAAAGATTTTTGAAAGTATTtgctttcttttaaaaatatttttatatttttaatctttaaagatactaaagaaagatattataagagaaatttattatataaagtttggttcttcaaagttgctaattaacatgatcgcgacatgtgtcaattaatttattaagattgtgacatgtgtcaaaaatatgttacaattctattttattaggagttaaaaagatttagaaaaagaaatttattataacattttttggagactagaaaaggaaaattattacaaaaaatagtttattgttatttttaggagtttagaaaagaaaaataactatTACATagtcttttacaattatattttatggttcttttatagtcttttaaaaatatttgatagtaaatctaattttcaaaaattctagaAACAAAGAATAATTGTAAAAAGCTTTTTGAATGTATAtgctttcttttaaaaatatttttatatttttcatctttaaagatacgaaagaaagatattataagagaaaatattaattttttttaaaacaaatcttaaaaaaaatacgaATTATAAAATCCTACATGtacaagaaattatttaataaaaatcaaatagaaaaacgaaaaataaaataaatgatattcctttttttaaacctaagaaaataaaaatgttaaaggactcttattatttttcatataaataactaagtttcctttttaacagataaatgtatgctacaaaaatataaaccaaaataaatattattttcacatctgtatttaggtttaagcttcttcatattatttttacaaaaaatagtatttacaagaaaaataatatctgagtattttcttttaatttctgtAAACAACTCATCATCCTTATTACTTCTTATGATTctaacacaatttttttaattatgatctTTTTGTCGTACATAAGTAGTATGTGTGAATAtgaggaatatatatatgtttgtatgtataagacacaatatataattgactaaacataattttttattgaaaatatattagttgtataaaaatcttaaacaaaatgaCTTATAGttggaatttttcttttttaaaaaaaaattaaaagtaacttatttctttaaaataattaaattttctatttaatagataattttgtgttaaaaagttataaatcaaaaataacttaaaatattttacccGATATGATTGTGAcatttgtaaaacaaattgtgtatgtattaataaaaatttatcattatataaaaataacttttttccctaaaatcctaaataaaaaaattttgcaaaaaatttttttcctcttttaatCTTAACCAAATAAGATTGTTTCCTTTTAAATTCTGACCAAATAGAATTGTAAaagtaatttttacttttaaaatttaatgataaatatgatactgaaaatgtttaattaaaaatattagtaatattgagaaaaagaattttgaaaatagcaactttttaaaatagttaatatttgctggaaataattatttgatcgtatttttattttctaactcctagaaaaaaataattataaaatattatgtaatgttaattttcttttctaacaccctaaaactgtaaaaaaaatatttgttcgtTCTTTAACTTCGAAAagaaaatcctaaacaaaagagatttgtatcatattttttaattcctaaccaaaaaaaaattgtaagaagttatttgatagtatattttaagagaaaatttgatgaagaacatgatactaaaaattatttaatcaaaaatgAAGTGCAAAAATAGTATTGATATGAGCTGTAAAAATCatactcttaaaattatttaatagtaactagaaataattatttgatagcaataagatttttctgaaattctaaacagaagataattgtaaaagtttatttgataatacttttccttttctaaaatcgtaaacaaaaatataaaaaattttgatagtttttcttttattaattgtaaataaaaacaagatttgtaaaatataaatttttcctttttaaaaaaaatccaaacaaaagtaaacatacatatttaatagtatttaagaaaaaaatttgatgaCAAGTATGATGTTAAAGctattaaattaacaaaaaccaaaacttaGAATGTTGTCGTGATtggtatttaattatttatgtgtTTGGTTATACGACAATCAAACacatgtttgatatatatattctcatGTTTGCTCATaaaaattgattattattaCTGTCACCATACATatgtttagtcaaaaaaaaatcaagcttcatcgttatcttattacattttttatttttactatgtagtagtttataatttattttaattaaaatattattatgaaaatatatctttaataaataatgaatccagaaaattatttaacatcagataagtttaataaaacattaaattagtacataagaaAGTGTATAATGTTGGTATTTCTTCTTGGCCTTATTTAACTTCCAAATtcctttttatttcattataattattatttcggGTTGGATCCGGTTTAAATTTTTACGTTTGAATGTTTTTTCTAGCTCTAACAAATATTAACTGAAACTTATGTGTAAAAAAGAGttcttaattataaaataaatttcacataatatatgcaaaataattttaaaacaataataaaatgattttttaatattttttattaaattaaaatatcaaataaagccCGTTGCAACGTACGGGTCCAAATCTAGTtgtaaataaaaccaaaaacaaagtGGAAACCAGAAGGCCCCAAAAGAAAACCCAAACCGTTGGGAGAGAATAGAAACATAGAGCCTTATCCTGCTAATATTAATCAGCAACATAGTAGCTTTAAGTTGCCTCCTGCAACAGAACAGCAGACAGCCAATGAGGCCCACCAAAAGCAACATATGATTGCAGACGTTGGTCTTTTGTAACACTGTCCGCTATTGCAGAGGCTGCAACGTTACAGTTTTCAGAAACTAGAAACAAACCGCTCTTAGCCAGTGAGTAAACGTTATTGACTACTTCATGACATAGGTGATAAGAAGAGGGATGCTCCAGCGGGCGTATCTGCAGCTTTAATGGAAGAGAATTCAAACATTATATTCTTTAGTTTAAGGTCAATTACCGGAGCAGAAGCCCAAGATAGTGCCAGAAGGTCTGCCTGTGTACTCTAGACCACTCCACTAAAAGCTCTTCTGCTATGAGATAGCACTTTACCTACAGAATCTCTAATGATCCAACCTGCCCCACTGACCGGTGATGTTGCAGACCACGTAGCACCAATGTTACACTTCAGGGAGAGGGCTGGAGGTTTTTACCAAGCAGGCACTGCCACTGGAGAAGTGGTAGAAACGATGGGACTATCAGAGAGACAACCATGCAGGTTCAGCCAAACGACAGCTTCCTCCTTAGCATTAGTCAAAATATCACTTGCTATGGGACGTACTTGTTCAAAGCATAACTTATTTCTCGCTTTCTAAATTTGCCAAAGCAGCCAAGGGAATGACAAACGAACTGAGGCACCAACATTCTGCTTTTGACAGTGAAAAATCAGATGATACATGTTCAGGAAAACAGAGTCGGTCCTAGAGAGTTTAGGAGACTAGCTAGAGAAGTCTTGAACCGGGGTTCTCTATGACAAGTCTATATACTTAATGTTACACCACTAGACTAAGACAATATTTTAGAATAATGTGGcagaaatttatatataagtatgtTGGCCGGAAACTCATGCTTCTTTGACTTGACTTGGCTCAAGGGCTGGATCTGGTTATTACCAACCGCTATCCCCTGCCGCCTTTTCGCATGGGAAAAATAATTGCAATGGAATTAGTTTATGCATTGGATAATGCCTGACAATGTGACATGAATTGTGCAAGAAGGCATAAAGGTACGCGTGGAATATGTAATATCATTGATATTAGTTCTCATTTTGTCAATGTTAGTACTAAGTACCCTTGCTAGAGCTGGTTACCATTGTGGATtggttgtttatttatttattatttagaacTGATGTTTGAAGATAAAGAACATGTGCCTAAAGGTGAAAAAATGTTGTAATTGATTTTACAGTGTATTTTTTTAGGACTTATTCTTGGATTCACCCCCTAGGGtaaacctctaggttcaccaaccaataagattatgttattttaaatttgatatcttttataaaaggaaacaaaatattgtcaaattatattatgtttttaaaataaaaagataaaaaaataaaaatagtagtaattacaaaaaaaaatatttttaacgtcgtcgggaaaaaccaaaccctaaatcctaatccctaaaccctaaatccgaaaccttaaacccttaggtaaaccgTAAATCCTTGAATAAATcaaaaactctaaatcaaaaacactaaacactaaaacactcaagggtttaggattttgttgcttttgatttagaatttattatttatccaagggtttatggtttacccaagggtttagagtttcaaatttagagtttagggattatgatttagggtttagtattttgctgacgacgttaataatatttttttaaaaaaatctttttttgacGACAGAGAATAATATTTATACGGAAATACATTTATTACCATACCGTTTTAGCAATAAATCAGTGTATTTGTCAAGATCATCATAGTATTGACCCAACAAAAGACCATCATAATAACTTTATTATATAACGGACGGAAAAAAATGTCcttacttgaaaaaaaaaatctttaggtTGGAGTCTACATATTGCCTTTAAATAGACTAGATCCTTTCTCCGCGTTACGCgcagataatatatttttaaatttgttacatttatcatttttatttgtatgtgaatttttgtatattaaattatatataactaatttctaaatttgattttttatttttagtttgaattaagtatttctattatatgtaacacaattaactaataaatatgaagaatcaagttcgagatttatgtaaaaaatatataattatgtatagaacataaatggggaaattttacttttacactttgttggataccacttttcaactttaccATAAGGCtaaggacattttcaaaaataccacTTTCATTAGTGAGCAAAAGACAATAATATCCTTACcttatcttcttctccaccatcagtttctctccctctctccgAGTCCCCGTCGTCTCTCTCTCACCGTCGAGTCACcgtcgtctctctctccttctggcgtctctctctctcaccgtcTAGTTCCGGTGTGTCTCTCTCACCGTCGATCTCTCTCACCGTAGACTTCCGGCGACGAAATCGATTCAAAATCTCCAAGATGTTGACTCCTATACGTGATTCACAACTTGTATGTCTCTAATTTCTGTATTTGTTTGTTCTCTAATTtctgtattttttgtttgattcgaTTTTGTGATTTCTCTTATCGAAAAATCAAACAAGGTTTTCTTAGATATCTCATTTAAAGAGGTCGATCTAAGAGAAACTGATTTGATAGTGAAACGTTGAGAGTGAAAACATTGAGTATTTGAAAACTTAAATCTGGTTTTGGAGTCATATTAAGATTGATCTGAATGGTTTCGGCTAAGAAAGAGATTTTCCGATAGTGAAAACTGCATATTAAAGAAGAGATAATTTACGATAGTGAAAACTGAATATTAAAGAATTATAACCCCTTATAAATCTGGGTTTCATGAGATTGTTGATAAATACAACTCAATGATTTATAAGTAAAGAAAAAAGATGCATGAAACAAAAGTCATAGGTACAAAAGTCACAAATCAAGAAGCCATGGCAAACATGAAGACTAAGTTTATGGCTTTATGGGATGGGTTTTCTACTGATCGTAAGTTGAATCCTTCACCTTTCAGATCACTCTAGTGCAGTCTAGAGCATGCTCTACTTGGATACAGTAGTTTTTAAATGAGTATAATGGTTGCTTTGTAGCGAATGCGAGGGTGATGGTACTTGCTGCAACAAACAGACCATCAGAGTTTGATGAACCAATAATGAGGAGTCTTCCTCAAGCCTTTGAGATTGGAATGTCTGAACGTAAGGAGAGAGCTGAGATATTGAAAGTGACGCTGAAGGGAGAGAGGGTGGAGCCTGATATTGACTACGATCACTTAGCTTGTCTATGCGGAGGCTACACCGGATCAGACATCTTTGAGCTCTGCAAGAAAGCAGCTTACTTCCCTATCAGAGAAATCctagaggaagagagaaaatgGAGACCATGTCCTCTAAGTTTCATATGAAAATGTCCAATGCTGTTGCATTCACCAAATTTGCAAGTGTTGATGTTGTGAGTTGCTATCATTTTGTTTGTCAGGTACCTAGGACATTGTCACAGTTGGATTTGGAGAAAGTTCTTGCTACGTCGAAGAAGACGTTAGTTGCAGCAGGCG encodes:
- the LOC111207900 gene encoding outer mitochondrial transmembrane helix translocase-like; protein product: MHETKVIGTKVTNQEAMANMKTKFMALWDGFSTDPNARVMVLAATNRPSEFDEPIMRSLPQAFEIGMSERKERAEILKVTLKGERVEPDIDYDHLACLCGGYTGSDIFELCKKAAYFPIREILEEERKWRPCPLSFI